In the Corynebacterium suedekumii genome, one interval contains:
- a CDS encoding CPBP family intramembrane glutamic endopeptidase produces the protein MVDKVVDTVPRRPLLFLGTTLVCSLPCYALNRLDVRVPFGLPPSVVMIGVPAAVAGTFVARDEGRRGVRRWLASLVDVRRTPPRVLLTAALLMPAVHLVAAGLSGAVTPVTPSAAALTLVVFILGAIPEELGWTAYATGPMQERFGVTGAGMVIGAVWAGWHVVPWLSMGHSWRWVAWQSAVTVAMRVIMGHLFRMSGRSAATALVFHALSNASLEILPGGVELRRTAIVGTLLILLAAGVTKVNRDT, from the coding sequence GTGGTGGACAAGGTGGTGGACACGGTGCCGCGCCGTCCCCTGCTCTTCCTCGGCACCACCCTCGTCTGCTCCCTCCCCTGCTACGCGCTCAACCGACTCGATGTCCGGGTGCCGTTCGGGCTTCCACCCAGTGTCGTCATGATCGGTGTCCCCGCCGCCGTCGCCGGCACGTTCGTCGCCCGCGACGAGGGCAGGCGGGGTGTCCGCCGCTGGCTCGCCTCGCTTGTCGACGTCCGCCGTACCCCACCCCGCGTTCTCCTCACCGCCGCGCTCCTCATGCCCGCCGTCCACCTGGTCGCGGCGGGCCTGTCCGGTGCCGTGACACCGGTGACACCCAGTGCAGCCGCGCTCACCCTGGTCGTGTTCATCCTCGGCGCGATCCCGGAGGAACTCGGTTGGACGGCCTACGCCACCGGGCCGATGCAGGAACGATTCGGCGTGACCGGGGCCGGAATGGTCATCGGCGCGGTGTGGGCCGGGTGGCACGTCGTGCCCTGGCTGAGCATGGGGCACAGCTGGCGGTGGGTCGCCTGGCAGTCGGCGGTCACCGTCGCGATGCGCGTCATCATGGGGCACCTGTTCCGGATGTCCGGCAGGAGCGCCGCGACGGCCCTGGTGTTCCACGCCCTGTCGAATGCGTCACTTGAGATCCTCCCCGGTGGCGTGGAACTGAGGCGGACGGCCATCGTCGGAACCCTGCTCATTCTGCTGGCTGCCGGGGTGACGAAGGTGAACCGGGATACTTAG
- a CDS encoding response regulator transcription factor, whose protein sequence is MSRILIAEDDRGIADFINRGLTSAGYACDVVDSGPAAFAMARSGDFDLMILDLGLPHMDGADVLEQLRALRVSLPIIVLTARTKLEDRIRSLEGGADDYMPKPFQFAELLARVRLRLADKVANGDNTPTDGGFRMVRGDLTLDLRTQRVKVDGAWKDLSRREVGLLETLMRHPGQILSRAQLLSMVWGMDFDPGSNVVDVYIRTLRKKIGAEKVETIRGSGYRLV, encoded by the coding sequence ATGAGCAGGATTCTCATCGCCGAGGACGACCGCGGCATCGCCGACTTCATCAACCGTGGCCTCACCTCGGCCGGGTACGCCTGCGACGTCGTCGACTCCGGCCCCGCCGCCTTCGCCATGGCCCGGTCCGGCGACTTCGACCTCATGATCCTCGACCTCGGCCTGCCCCACATGGACGGCGCCGACGTCCTGGAGCAGCTCCGCGCCCTGCGGGTGAGCCTGCCCATCATCGTGCTCACCGCCCGCACCAAGCTCGAGGACCGGATCCGCTCGCTCGAGGGCGGCGCCGACGACTACATGCCCAAGCCCTTCCAGTTCGCCGAGCTCCTCGCCCGCGTCCGGCTGCGCCTGGCCGACAAGGTCGCCAACGGCGACAACACCCCCACCGACGGCGGGTTCCGCATGGTCCGCGGCGATCTCACCCTCGACCTGCGTACCCAACGCGTCAAGGTGGACGGGGCGTGGAAGGACCTGTCCCGGCGCGAGGTCGGCCTGCTGGAGACCCTCATGCGCCACCCCGGCCAGATCCTCTCCCGCGCCCAGCTGCTGAGCATGGTGTGGGGCATGGACTTCGATCCCGGCTCCAACGTCGTCGACGTCTACATCCGGACCCTGCGCAAGAAGATCGGCGCGGAGAAGGTGGAGACGATCCGCGGCTCCGGGTACCGGCTGGTGTGA